Proteins co-encoded in one Bremerella sp. TYQ1 genomic window:
- a CDS encoding sulfatase → MKLSYIIAFASLQLVPLLAVADQPNFVIIFTDDQGYQDVGCFGSPDIRTPRLDAMAEDGMKFTSFYAQPICGPSRAALMTGCYPLRVAERGNIKQVHPILHEDEITIAEVLRAKGYATACFGKWDLAKHSQADFFMDLFPTRQGFDYFYGTPTSNDRIADLYRNEELIEPATDLATLTKRYTDEAIAFMRKNKDQPFFVYLPHSMPHTRLAASAEFKGKSKRGLYGDVIEEIDFNVGRILDAIDEMSLADKTYVLFTSDNGPWLIKNKHHADGHLKGDHGGSAGSLRSGKVSTFEGGVRVPAILWAPRKVPAGTVCDSIATTMDVMPTFAALAGAELPADRVIDGEDIRHLFHGDFDKANADKAFFYYLRVHLQAVRQGKWKLHLPREKEPIGAAPFSRNTHIAPVDRVGFEEPFLVDLENDLDESTNLAAENPEVVERLTQLAESMRKDLGDYDHVGTNMRFFDPLEVRPVKPPVPSFPARKGISSQHSK, encoded by the coding sequence ATGAAACTTTCATACATCATTGCTTTCGCGAGTCTTCAGTTGGTCCCGCTGCTGGCGGTCGCTGATCAACCCAATTTTGTCATCATTTTCACTGATGACCAGGGCTATCAGGATGTAGGCTGCTTTGGTTCGCCCGATATTCGCACTCCCCGTCTGGATGCCATGGCAGAAGACGGAATGAAGTTTACCAGCTTCTACGCTCAGCCTATTTGTGGACCCTCTCGGGCCGCTCTCATGACCGGCTGCTATCCGCTACGAGTCGCCGAACGTGGCAACATCAAACAGGTGCATCCGATCCTACATGAAGACGAAATCACGATCGCTGAAGTGTTGAGAGCGAAAGGCTATGCGACCGCCTGCTTTGGAAAGTGGGATTTGGCGAAACATTCTCAGGCAGATTTCTTCATGGATCTTTTTCCGACCCGACAGGGATTCGACTACTTTTATGGAACGCCTACCAGCAATGACCGCATCGCGGACCTTTACCGCAATGAAGAACTGATTGAACCTGCAACCGATTTGGCAACGTTGACTAAGCGTTACACTGATGAAGCCATTGCCTTCATGCGAAAGAACAAGGATCAGCCGTTCTTCGTCTATCTCCCTCATTCAATGCCACACACTCGGCTGGCCGCGTCCGCTGAGTTTAAGGGTAAGAGCAAGCGTGGCCTCTATGGTGACGTGATAGAAGAGATCGACTTCAACGTTGGCAGAATCCTGGACGCGATCGATGAGATGAGTTTGGCGGATAAAACCTATGTTCTCTTCACGAGCGACAATGGCCCCTGGCTGATCAAGAACAAGCATCATGCAGACGGTCATCTGAAAGGTGACCATGGAGGATCGGCCGGATCGCTGCGAAGTGGCAAAGTGTCAACATTTGAAGGGGGTGTTCGGGTACCAGCGATTCTTTGGGCACCGCGCAAGGTACCCGCGGGAACCGTTTGTGATTCGATTGCCACGACGATGGACGTTATGCCGACGTTTGCAGCGCTGGCGGGTGCCGAGTTGCCAGCGGATCGAGTGATCGACGGTGAGGATATTCGCCATCTCTTTCACGGTGACTTCGATAAGGCAAACGCCGATAAGGCGTTCTTCTACTATCTGCGAGTCCATCTTCAAGCGGTACGCCAGGGCAAGTGGAAGCTTCATTTGCCAAGAGAAAAAGAACCCATTGGAGCTGCTCCGTTTAGTCGCAACACCCATATTGCTCCGGTGGATCGAGTTGGCTTTGAAGAGCCATTTCTAGTTGATCTGGAGAACGATCTTGATGAATCAACCAACTTGGCTGCGGAGAATCCGGAGGTAGTTGAGAGACTGACTCAACTGGCTGAGTCGATGCGTAAAGATCTGGGTGACTATGATCACGTTGGAACGAACATGCGGTTCTTTGATCCGTTGGAGGTTCGCCCCGTCAAACCACCTGTTCCATCGTTTCCCGCACGAAAGGGAATTTCGTCGCAACATAGCAAATGA
- a CDS encoding sulfatase, protein MKQVVYSVVIAIITVPLMGSSSKVYGDDRPNIILLLADDLGYGDLSCFGSPAVKTPNLDRLADEGLLCNRFYAGSAVCSPTRASVLTGRYPLRFGITRHFNDRDQWLPESATTVAELLKKAGYNTAHVGKWHLGGLHVDQNGKRMTDQPGPRQHGFDFYQTQIEQQPIRGRMGRERTLFRQGGTVLLRNDQRVGEDDPYYSKHFTDANGDFAIEMIEKFSAEQKPFFINVWWLVPHKPYEPAPQPHWSGTDAEDISDDQHRFRSMVQHMDAKVGEILEKLDELKIADNTIVLFTSDNGAAYEGFIHDLKGGKTDLHDGGIRVPMVVRWPAAIPPGQMSDAFGHTNDLLPTFCDAAGIQLPSELPIDGLSLLSHLKGEATPRKEARGTVFWQLNLYKSIQRHYPKPKPYATEVAMRGKWKLLALEGKPVELFDLDTDPNENQNVLGDHPDVVASLKAELIQWLNAPRTTR, encoded by the coding sequence ATGAAACAAGTCGTTTACTCGGTGGTCATCGCAATCATTACTGTGCCGTTAATGGGCAGTTCAAGCAAAGTCTATGGCGACGATCGCCCTAACATCATTTTGCTGCTGGCCGACGACCTCGGCTATGGAGATCTCTCCTGCTTTGGTAGCCCAGCCGTGAAGACGCCTAATCTTGATCGCCTTGCGGATGAGGGTTTGCTGTGCAATCGGTTTTACGCTGGCTCCGCCGTTTGCTCTCCCACGCGGGCTTCAGTGCTGACCGGCCGTTATCCTCTGCGATTTGGGATCACAAGACATTTCAATGACCGGGATCAATGGTTGCCAGAATCGGCGACGACGGTGGCCGAGCTCCTAAAAAAGGCGGGTTACAACACGGCACATGTTGGTAAATGGCATTTGGGCGGCCTTCATGTCGACCAAAATGGCAAGCGGATGACTGATCAGCCTGGCCCCCGTCAGCACGGTTTTGATTTCTATCAGACGCAGATTGAGCAGCAACCAATTCGAGGACGGATGGGCCGAGAGCGAACGCTTTTCCGGCAGGGAGGAACGGTCCTCCTGCGAAACGACCAACGGGTCGGTGAGGATGATCCGTACTATTCCAAGCATTTCACGGACGCCAATGGCGACTTTGCGATTGAGATGATCGAGAAGTTTTCAGCCGAGCAAAAGCCATTCTTTATCAATGTGTGGTGGCTCGTTCCTCACAAACCTTACGAGCCTGCTCCCCAGCCGCATTGGTCGGGCACCGATGCCGAGGATATCAGCGACGATCAGCATCGCTTTCGATCGATGGTGCAGCATATGGACGCCAAAGTTGGGGAGATCCTTGAAAAGCTTGACGAATTGAAAATTGCGGACAACACGATCGTCCTCTTCACAAGCGATAATGGCGCCGCCTACGAAGGTTTCATACATGACTTGAAAGGTGGCAAGACCGATCTGCATGACGGTGGAATTCGCGTACCGATGGTTGTTCGTTGGCCAGCGGCGATTCCGCCGGGGCAAATGTCCGACGCGTTTGGTCATACGAACGATCTTCTGCCCACGTTCTGCGACGCCGCAGGTATCCAACTTCCGAGCGAATTGCCAATTGATGGACTGAGCTTATTGTCTCACTTGAAGGGTGAGGCCACGCCAAGAAAAGAGGCGAGAGGAACTGTCTTCTGGCAGCTCAACCTCTACAAGAGTATCCAACGCCACTATCCGAAACCCAAACCCTATGCAACCGAAGTTGCCATGCGGGGTAAGTGGAAATTGCTTGCTCTCGAAGGTAAGCCTGTGGAGCTTTTTGACTTAGACACTGATCCAAACGAGAATCAGAACGTCCTGGGAGACCATCCTGATGTGGTCGCTTCCCTGAAAGCTGAACTCATCCAGTGGCTAAACGCGCCGCGGACGACCAGGTAA
- a CDS encoding PVC-type heme-binding CxxCH protein, giving the protein MLVAVFSLFPYSLVRADVPFQFEKDDVVAIFGNGLADRMQHSPWVETLLQSNLKGKKVRFRNMSFSGDLVNKRPRNKGFTNDTEYLQHVAPSVVWIMYGYNEAFAGPEGASTYEKELVELVEKYRTLRKEAGTKARFVLFSPIAYQNTGNRNLPDGKELNANLKAITEATKNAADASDATFVDLFSPTLALYETTDDPLTLNGIHLNAQGYRLLANVIAKQLVGESATDDDSLELVYKAIKDKNWHWHNRYRATDGNDIWGSRSTLSFVDGQTNAEVLVHELKMLDIMTANRDSVIWAAARGKSIEPNDTNVPAPVSVKTNVGGGSRSSSAAKEGSSEYLSPADSLAQIKVPEGFELNIFASEEMFPDLANPVQLQVDAKGRLWAASWNSYPKWQPGDELKDSLMIFEDTDGDGVADERKIFAHVHNPLGFEFWGGGVVVTSGPDLIFLKDTDGDDKADVRFPILQGLGTSDTHHAANNLIYGPDGGIYWQSGIFLVHNHETPWKQNLNTGGSGMYRFDPRTFAITPIAANSPNPHGISFDRWGYLYANDGTGGKSYQVRPTGNGFQMHSLLEKEFRPVPANAILSSMHFPEDMQQDFLILNVIGFLGVKQYDLNRGDGGRREYGHVWGTPVQELLSGGDRNFRPSDAIVGEDGALYVADWHNMIIGHMQHNIRDPSRDHKHGRILRLAVKNRPLQEPVPIHGQSIEQLLENLKHPVDGVRQRTRVELSARNSDAVIAAAQTWAKNFDPNDEVEAHHLLEALWLHQQHNVVNREILDKLLNSTVPHAAVAARTVQHFWTKFDAKLAADFVAPPELHVVNYRVPRHLDRAAQNSYKRGSEIFQRESHCATCHQTSGLGNGAVYPPLVKSPWVNGSEDRLIKLALHGMWGRMQVGGKVYDPARGVPPMTAFRDLLNDQEMADVLTFVRNTWGNKASPIDKATVARVRAESSDRTTFWKPEELEALHPLEKELMAKADLEAPVAINNVELEKELLEQTLEELAQAALENGNKNRGKRLFYTSAASCFACHDPPGNALKLGPDLTKLAKPMPPSNWIESVLHPSKQIDKEFAQINVLTDDGRVISGIRISEDKDGIVVRNVAEPKPIRIPKETIEEVVESKSSMMPSGLVRSMNNRQEFDDLMAYLLSLETKAGAE; this is encoded by the coding sequence ATGTTGGTAGCGGTATTCTCCCTGTTTCCTTACTCGCTCGTCCGAGCTGACGTTCCCTTTCAATTTGAGAAAGACGATGTCGTAGCGATCTTTGGGAATGGACTAGCCGACCGAATGCAGCATTCTCCCTGGGTCGAAACCCTTCTGCAGTCCAATTTGAAAGGCAAGAAGGTTCGATTCCGCAACATGAGTTTTTCAGGTGACTTGGTCAACAAGCGTCCTAGAAACAAGGGTTTTACCAATGATACCGAGTATTTGCAGCATGTCGCACCCTCGGTCGTTTGGATCATGTACGGATACAACGAGGCTTTTGCTGGCCCGGAGGGAGCTTCGACCTATGAGAAGGAATTGGTCGAACTTGTTGAGAAGTACCGAACATTACGCAAGGAAGCAGGCACAAAAGCGCGATTCGTTTTGTTCAGTCCAATTGCATACCAAAATACTGGTAATCGCAATCTGCCCGACGGCAAAGAGCTGAACGCGAATCTAAAGGCAATCACCGAAGCGACCAAGAACGCCGCTGATGCGTCTGACGCCACGTTTGTTGATCTTTTCTCGCCGACCCTTGCGCTTTATGAAACGACCGACGATCCTTTGACGCTGAACGGTATTCACTTGAATGCCCAAGGGTATCGTCTACTGGCCAACGTAATTGCCAAACAACTGGTCGGCGAGTCGGCGACTGACGACGACTCACTTGAATTGGTTTACAAGGCGATAAAAGACAAGAATTGGCACTGGCACAATAGGTACCGTGCAACGGACGGGAACGACATTTGGGGTTCGCGCTCAACACTTAGTTTTGTCGACGGTCAAACGAATGCCGAAGTTCTGGTTCACGAACTGAAGATGCTGGATATCATGACCGCGAATCGTGATAGCGTAATCTGGGCAGCAGCCCGAGGCAAATCTATCGAGCCCAACGACACAAACGTTCCCGCCCCAGTCTCGGTGAAAACCAATGTCGGAGGAGGCAGTCGTAGTTCCAGTGCCGCCAAAGAAGGTAGCTCGGAGTACCTCAGCCCCGCAGACAGCCTGGCACAAATCAAAGTTCCAGAAGGCTTTGAGTTAAACATTTTCGCATCCGAAGAGATGTTCCCCGATTTGGCCAACCCCGTGCAGCTGCAAGTTGACGCTAAGGGTCGACTGTGGGCGGCCAGTTGGAATTCGTATCCGAAGTGGCAACCGGGCGATGAACTGAAAGACAGCTTGATGATCTTCGAGGACACCGATGGCGACGGTGTTGCCGATGAGCGAAAGATCTTTGCACACGTGCATAACCCATTGGGATTCGAGTTCTGGGGTGGCGGTGTCGTGGTAACCTCAGGGCCCGACTTAATATTCCTGAAGGATACCGACGGAGATGACAAGGCAGATGTACGATTCCCGATTCTGCAGGGGCTTGGCACGTCGGATACGCATCACGCTGCAAACAATTTGATCTACGGCCCCGACGGCGGCATCTATTGGCAAAGCGGTATCTTTCTGGTGCACAACCACGAAACGCCGTGGAAGCAGAACTTAAATACCGGCGGATCAGGCATGTATCGATTCGATCCGCGAACGTTCGCAATCACTCCGATCGCCGCTAATAGCCCGAACCCACACGGTATTAGCTTCGACCGATGGGGTTATCTTTACGCAAACGACGGAACTGGTGGAAAGTCATACCAAGTTCGCCCGACGGGTAATGGTTTCCAGATGCATTCGCTCCTGGAAAAAGAGTTTCGCCCAGTTCCCGCAAATGCGATTCTGTCTTCGATGCATTTCCCGGAGGACATGCAGCAAGACTTCTTGATCTTGAACGTGATCGGTTTCCTCGGTGTCAAGCAATACGACTTGAATCGAGGTGACGGCGGCCGGCGCGAATATGGTCATGTTTGGGGCACGCCAGTACAAGAGTTGCTTAGTGGAGGGGATCGTAACTTTCGGCCGAGTGACGCGATTGTGGGAGAAGATGGGGCGCTCTATGTCGCTGACTGGCACAACATGATCATCGGTCACATGCAACACAATATTCGTGACCCGAGTCGCGACCACAAACACGGGCGTATTCTACGATTGGCGGTTAAGAATCGACCGCTACAGGAACCTGTTCCGATTCATGGTCAGTCGATCGAGCAATTACTTGAGAACTTGAAGCACCCAGTCGACGGCGTGCGGCAGCGAACACGCGTTGAACTAAGTGCCCGTAACTCGGACGCGGTGATTGCTGCGGCCCAAACTTGGGCAAAGAATTTTGATCCGAATGATGAAGTCGAAGCACACCATCTTTTGGAAGCATTGTGGCTGCACCAACAGCACAACGTCGTTAACCGCGAGATATTGGACAAGCTGTTGAATTCAACGGTACCGCATGCCGCGGTCGCGGCCAGGACGGTTCAGCACTTCTGGACGAAGTTCGATGCAAAATTGGCGGCCGATTTCGTAGCACCTCCGGAACTCCATGTTGTTAACTACCGCGTTCCGCGTCATTTAGATCGAGCGGCGCAAAACTCCTACAAACGAGGAAGCGAGATTTTTCAACGCGAATCCCACTGTGCGACATGCCATCAGACCAGCGGACTGGGCAACGGAGCCGTTTATCCGCCACTGGTCAAAAGCCCTTGGGTCAATGGCAGTGAGGATCGTTTGATCAAACTGGCGCTGCACGGCATGTGGGGAAGAATGCAAGTCGGTGGCAAGGTTTATGACCCGGCCCGTGGCGTACCTCCAATGACCGCATTTCGGGATCTATTGAATGATCAAGAGATGGCCGATGTATTGACGTTCGTCCGCAATACCTGGGGCAACAAGGCATCGCCGATTGATAAGGCCACTGTCGCGCGAGTTCGCGCGGAGTCGTCCGATCGAACCACGTTTTGGAAGCCTGAGGAGTTAGAGGCACTGCATCCGCTTGAGAAGGAACTCATGGCTAAAGCGGATTTGGAAGCTCCTGTCGCTATCAATAACGTGGAATTAGAAAAGGAATTGCTGGAACAGACACTGGAAGAGTTAGCCCAGGCCGCGTTGGAGAATGGAAACAAGAATCGCGGCAAGCGATTATTCTACACTTCGGCTGCCTCGTGCTTTGCTTGTCATGATCCACCGGGGAATGCACTGAAGCTGGGGCCCGATTTGACGAAACTCGCCAAGCCGATGCCGCCGAGCAATTGGATTGAATCGGTGCTGCATCCTTCGAAACAGATCGATAAGGAGTTCGCTCAGATCAATGTTCTGACGGATGATGGACGAGTGATTTCCGGGATCCGGATTTCAGAGGACAAAGATGGCATTGTCGTGCGAAATGTCGCAGAGCCTAAGCCGATTCGGATCCCCAAGGAAACGATCGAAGAGGTCGTTGAATCTAAGAGCTCAATGATGCCAAGTGGGCTGGTGCGGTCAATGAACAACCGCCAGGAATTTGATGACCTGATGGCATACCTTCTTAGCCTCGAGACAAAAGCAGGAGCGGAGTAG